Proteins found in one Podarcis muralis chromosome 5, rPodMur119.hap1.1, whole genome shotgun sequence genomic segment:
- the MYSM1 gene encoding deubiquitinase MYSM1 isoform X5, whose translation MGLPWSLDSTISEENRTAIEKMLLEEEYYLSSKSLPEKIWHELKESDKKCTKSHKKEAKVTIRSPTKSASGSLKWTVKEKELFEQGLAKFGRRWTKIAMMIGSRNVLQVKSFARQYFKNKAKTDGSEKVELQPYVNVPLPSVNQDDEGKVVSWALLRGRADPNLNAVKIEKLSDDEEVDITDEVDELLCNVPQQETGKSDLLDIPKSPSGESSWTEPILDSAGHMPSVLLTSRLIPKPEQSTVESLETAMSCSENSGHGTMVSENQKCDGKGISDDTDWFPNPENCREQTDFTENSLLFHPSNQLEEENQIDAEELKPPDQEVEIDRQTVLEEEKQAIPEFFVGRQAKTPERYLKIRNYILDQWERIKPKYLNKTSVRPGLKNCGDVNCIGRIHTYLELIGAINFGCEQAIYNRPQQVDKIRPREGKDTIEAYQLVQRLQSMRTRRRRVRDPWGNWCDAKDLEGQTFEHLSAEDLAKRREEEKLKPPKASKGQRQPKSSFDPFQLIPCCSFTEEKPEPFQVTVAAEALLIMDLHAHVSMAEVIGLLGGRYSETDGIVEICAAEPCNSLSTGLQCEMDPVSQTQASETLAARGYSIIGWYHSHPAFDPNPSIRDIDTQAKYQSYFSRGGSMFVGVIISPYNRNNPLPHSQITCLVISDETSPDGSYRLPYKFEVGQMLEEPKWELVLEKTRWIIEKYRMSHSWVPMDKIFHRDSDLTCLQKLLECMRKTLGNVANSFIAEEFLAQLENLFLSTYNSEKWNDTTEENSMCPNDLPI comes from the exons ATGGGTCTT CCAtggagtcttgatagcacaattAGTGAAGAAAACAGGACTGCCATTGAGAAGATGTTGTTGGAAGAAGA ATACTATCTATCTAGCAAATCCCTTCCAGAAAAAATTTGGCATGAACTGAAGGAAAGTGATAAAAAGTGCACAAAAAG CCACAAGAAAGAAGCAAAAGTAAC GATACGCTCACCTACAAAATCAGCTAGTGGATCGCTAAAGTGGACAGTGAAAGAAAAAGAACTATTTGAACAAGGACTG GCTAAATTTGGCAGAAGATGGACAAAAATTGCCATGATGATTGGAAGTCGCAATGTTCTCCAAGTAAAGAGCTTTGCTAGGCAGTACTTTAAGAACAAG GCAAAAACGGATGGCTCAGAAAAAGTGGAACTGCAGCCGTATGTCAATGTTCCTCTTCCCAGTGTCAATCAGGATGATGAAGGGAAGGTGGTGTCATGGGCACTCTTAAGAGGTCGGGCAGACCCTAATCTAAATGCAGTGAAAATTGAAAAATTATCAGATGATGAGGAAGTAGACATTACAGATGAGGTGGATGAGCTACTTTGCAATGTACCACAGCAAGAAACTGGAAAGTCTGATTTATTAGATATTCCAAAAAGTCCATCAGGAGAGAGCAGCTGGACAGAGCCTATCTTGGATTCTGCTGGACACATGCCTTCAGTTCTGTTAACATCAAGATTAATTCCAaagccagagcagagcacagtCGAGAGTCTAGAGACTGCAATGTCATGCTCTGAGAACAGTGGTCATGGAACCATGGTTTCAGAAAATCAGAAATGTGATGGGAAAGGAATTTCTGATGATACCGATTGGTTTCCTAATCCAGAGAATTGCAGAGAACAGACAGACTTCACTGAAAACAGTCTTCTTTTCCATCCTTCCAACCAACTGGAAGAGGAGAATCAGATAGATGCAGAGGAGCTCAAGCCACCAGACCAAGAAGTAGAAATAGATAGACAAACCGTACTagaagaagaaaagcaggcaATACCAGAATTTTTTGTGGGACGACAAGCCAAAACACCTGAGCGCTACCTGAAAATTAGAAACTATATTTTGGATCAGTG GGAAAGAATCAAACCAAAATATCTGAACAAGACTTCAGTACGCCCAGGGCTGAAGAACTGTGGGGATGTTAACTGTATAGGACGGATACACACATACCTGGAGCTAATAGGAGCAATTAACTTTGGTTGTG AGCAGGCAATATATAATAGACCACAGCAAGTTGACAAAATTCGACCCAGAGAAGGCAAAGACACTATAGAAGCATATCAGCTTGTGCAGCGTCTACAGTCTATG CGTACAAGGAGACGGCGTGTCAGAGACCCCTGGGGAAACTGGTGTGATGCCAAAGATTTGGAAGGGCAGACTTTTGAG caCCTTTCTGCTGAGGATCTAGCtaagaggagagaagaggagaagcTGAAACCACCGAAAGCATCTAAAGGACAAAGGCAGCCCAAAAG ttcatttgATCCCTTTCAGCTGATCCCTTGCTGTTCcttcacagaagaaaaacca GAGCCATTCCAAGTAACGGTAGCTGCAGAGGCACTTCTCATCATGGATTTG CATGCCCATGTTTCAATGGCAGAAGTAATAGGACTGCTAGGTGGAAGATACTCTGAAACTGATGGAATAGTTGAA ATTTGCGCAGCAGAACCGTGCAATAGCCTCAGTACAGGATTGCAGTGTGAGATGGACCCAGTATCTCAAACACAGGCATCGGAGACACTTGCTGCTAGAGGTTACAGTATTATTGGGTGGTATCATTCTCACCCTGCCTTTGACCCTAATCCTTCAATACGAGATATTGATACGCAGGCGAAATACCAg AGCTATTTCTCCAGAGGTGGGTCAATGTTTGTTGGTGTGATCATAAGTCCTTATAATCGAAATAACCCTCTTCCGCATTCCCAGATTACTTGTCTGGTAATCAGTGATGAGACCAGTCCTGATGGATCCTATC GCCTGCCATACAAGTTTGAAGTGGGACAGATGTTGGAAGAACCTAAATGGGAATTAGTACTGGAAAAAACACGATGGATAATTGAAAAATACAGGATGTCTCATAG CTGGGTGCCCATGGATAAAATCTTCCATAGAGATTCAGATTTGACCTGTCTGCAGAAG TTGTTGGAGTGTATGAGGAAGACTCTAGGCAATGTGGCAAATAGTTTCATCGCTGAAGAATTCCTGGCACAGCTAGAAAACTTATTCCTTTCAACATACAATAGTGAGAAATGGAATGATACTACTGAAGAAAATAGCATGTGTCCAAATGACCTGCCAATATGA